From a single Leishmania braziliensis MHOM/BR/75/M2904 complete genome, chromosome 28 genomic region:
- a CDS encoding elongation factor G2-like protein, with protein MLFYAGVTKRVGDVDSGTTTTDFMAEEANRGITIQSAAVSLRWRDHSINLIDTPGHVDFAVEVERAMRVVDGVVALFDASAGVQAQSYTVLQQSRRFHTPVLAFLNKMDKYNADFAMSVASIRTKLQVEPLLLQIPLHAEDGGFAGVVDIVEQATCCFGGDHGLEVRRTDLSAASASPCSTGGSATDHELAHVTRAMRKARHDLVTQLTAVDDALSEAFIAELDATDGDEAEAERRLSTGALRAAVRRAVVHPPRDRPPLIPVLCGASRRDQGVQPLLDAVAYYLPSPCDRQLTGFTKDGVPVPLPPASGSPTVPTVALAFKVMHMMHPGKGQRLPLVFLRVYSGKISPRMRLENNSRQKSEVVERLYVMHANQPVEVPHLEAGQIGAAFLAHACTGDTLFSQPTQHLLQAKQHVRRGDVKEEVHTLEGINAPPAVISFSIEAATPSQVEVLKSALSELSREDPSLRVAESEQGTMVVSGMGELHLEIVMSRLANEYQVRCRLLRAIIEYRETIRVTQSMEKYTCLLNDLPYAECSLELRPLLANGERCDAKDKCRFRIDSAFEEEFLSGGGVQSRGGGHSGGARTNAVRNAKEELRIIAASFQSAADACLRLGPLAGLPMHGVEVVLRYFRKTAGSQLQEKPLTHVARSALLSVLRATRKGDLALLEPMMRVEVHLSDIAYIGNVVSSLNEHHALTVDMQEDGRSVAAVVALRNTLRFAMELRKAVKGHANMFVKLHDYRVVEEKAVLARILKNLGIVG; from the coding sequence ATGCTCTTCTACGCCGGCGTCACGAAGCGCGTCGGCGACGTAGACAGCggcacgacgacgacggacttcatggcggaggaggcgaacCGCGGCATCACGATTCAGTCCGCGGCGGTCTCCCTTCGGTGGCGGGATCACAGCATCAACCTGATCGATACCCCAGGCCACGTGGACTTCGCCGTTGAGGTGGAGCGGGCGATGCGTGTTGTGGACGGTGTCGTGGCGCTTTTCGACGCGTCTGCCGGTGTGCAGGCGCAGAGCTAcacggtgctgcagcagagccgcAGGTTCCACACGCCGGTGCTCGCCTTTCTGAACAAGATGGACAAGTACAACGCCGACTTTGCCATGTCTGTAGCCTCGATTCGCACCAAGCTTCAGGtagagccgctgctgctgcagatacCGCTCCATGCCGAGGACGGCGGCTTTGCTGGCGTGGTCGACATCGTGGAGCAGGCGACGTGCTGCTTTGGCGGCGATCACGGCCTCGAGGTGCGGCGAACGGacctcagcgccgccagtGCCTCGCCATGCTCGacaggcggcagcgctacGGATCACGAGCTGGCGCACGTGACTCGCGCCATGCGCAAGGCGCGCCACGACCTCGTCACCCAGCTCACCGCTGTCGACGATGCGCTCTCGGAGGCGTTCATAGCGGAGCTGGACGCCACGGACGGCGATGAGgctgaggcggagcggcgtCTCTCCACGGGGGCGCTGCGCGCCGCGGTGCGTCGGGCCGTGGTGCACCCGCCACGCGATAGACCGCCGCTCATCCCGGTTCTGTGCGGCGCCTCTCGTCGCGACCAGGgcgtgcagccgctgctcgaCGCTGTGGCGTACTACCTGCCCTCGCCGTGCGACCGGCAGCTGACCGGGTTCACGAAAGATGGCGTGCCGGTGCCCCTTCCGCCTGCCTCGGGCTCGCCGACGGTGCCGACGGTGGCGCTCGCCTTCAAGGTAATGCACATGATGCACCCAGGCAAGGGGCAGCGCCTCCCGCTCGTGTTCCTGCGCGTGTACAGCGGCAAGATCAGCCCTCGTATGCGCCTGGAGAACAACAGTCGGCAAAAGTCTGAGGTTGTGGAGAGGCTTTATGTGATGCACGCCAACCAGCCGGTGGAGGTGCCGCACTTAGAGGCTGGCCAAATCGGCGCGGCCTTCCTGGCCCACGCGTGCACCGGCGACACCCTCTTCAGCCAGCCGACGCAGCACCTTCTGCAGGCTAAGCAGCAtgtgcggcgcggcgacgttaaggaggaggtgcacacgcTGGAGGGCATTAACGCCCCGCCAGCCGTCATCTCCTTCTCCATCGAGGCTGCCACACCCAGCCAGGTCGAAGTGCTGAAGAGCGCCCTGTCCGAGCTCTCCAGGGAGGACCCCAGCCTGCGTGTCGCTGAGAGCGAGCAGGGGACGATGGTGGTGAGCGGGATGGGGGAGCTGCACCTGGAAATTGTCATGTCGCGGCTCGCGAACGAGTACCAGGTGAGGtgccggctgctgcgcgccatcATCGAGTATCGGGAGACGATTCGAGTGACCCAGTCGATGGAGAAGTACACGTGCTTACTGAACGACCTACCCTACGCCGAGTGCTCGCTCGAgctgcggccgctgctggcgaacGGAGAGCGGTGCGACGCCAAGGACAAGTGCCGCTTCCGCATCGACAGCGCCTTTGAAGAGGAGTTTCTGAGCGGCGGGGGGGTGCAGTCGCGGGGTGGCGGCCACTCCGGTGGGGCTCGTACGAACGCCGTGCGCAACGCcaaagaggagctgcgcatcATTGCGGCGTCCTTTCAGtccgctgctgacgcgtgcCTGCGGCTGGGCCCTCTGGCGGGGCTGCCGATGCACGgcgtggaggtggtgctgcggtaCTTCCGCAAGACGGCCGGCTCACAGCTGCAGGAGAAGCCGCTGACCCACGTCGCCcgctcggcgctgctgagtgTGCTCAGGGCAACCCGCAAGGGCGacctggcgctgctggagccCATGATGAGGGTGGAGGTGCACCTTTCCGATATCGCCTACATCGGTAACGTTGTCAGCTCCCTCAACGAGCATCATGCGCTGACCGTTGACATGCAGGAGGACGGGCGGTCCGTGGCGGCTGTCGTGGCGTTGCGCAACACCCTCCGCTTCGCAATGGAGCTGCGGAAGGCAGTGAAGGGGCACGCAAACATGTTTGTGAAGCTGCACGACTACCGAGttgtggaggagaaggctgTGCTGGCGCGCATCTTGAAGAACCTCGGCATCGTGGGctag